One region of Bactrocera neohumeralis isolate Rockhampton chromosome 5, APGP_CSIRO_Bneo_wtdbg2-racon-allhic-juicebox.fasta_v2, whole genome shotgun sequence genomic DNA includes:
- the LOC126759963 gene encoding GTPase-activating Rap/Ran-GAP domain-like protein 3 isoform X3, with amino-acid sequence MLCFNLKLATIFRSYREENVRDRSQSLCAPPTTHRVPPHKDIGALRVLQRRASSVISSATELISRRGVFSRHHYGSVDQLPQSELDGLDPNFKRFRIENGDSLAEKDEVFGSPSTPILENPEHQTRWYFKYFLGKLHQNYVGMDTEKNPYFLSVVSQDSGHQGAPMYRAILFRKQGTQKIALPFQPNQKLTVKQILSHFTGMEASAKNPKEIFTADIQKDLLLLEEQEGSVNFKFGVVYMKPGQVCDDEMLSNQDASKDFENFLHILGERIRLKSWDRFRGGLDVKGDMTGKYSVYTLYEGHEIMFHVSTLLPYSHDNRQQVERKRHIGNDIVNIIFIDQPTADKTNTQQMEGKAKDNSEFILPTAFDPTWIKSQFTHIFAVITKLNNVYRLAVFCDENVPPFGPTLPNPPEFTDISMFREFLLVKMINAEKATFQTPIFSQKRERTLDMLIKDLYDDYMGDGKLNMLNRRAFSEVLYDVPRTSKLKEDARQIEFVRIGQALKLEAIVRGDAPTSIASASPCTIFRNPPWEPHCFYPTFLHRGTLAGDSFGSNDESLFIATDDGTYLMKEDQSHQLIFDKTFQVRQLSVLEDHGIVLIRGGSLTNRDAHRIHVFRLREFLPRNGEETLRCRSRAEVKERRIERTRGCHLFASSRISGGHLRLMVAVNRKLQLFQWKHSAAWASWCPENDTETVEGFIYQKEITLCESPSVITPLEGPTNTNAGGLICVGYKYHYEIVCDQTGTANRLYDLESAKRNQAQLTAAIELCDGMETELLLCYNHTCHFQKLTDRSGTKNNFDFHWNTSPTAVVCAFPYILGFTSDSMEIRLLVNGNLVHTAIMPELQLITSKRDIFFVTTAPEFMSKDLHIKGLHINEFSASERRLATTPSEASSNEELSQGELLCSTPKDLPINPEHELTNLLEIPNASGSLPHIHRARSLQKTHNVYEDKPVIAKSNSCGDTDNRFSGLRSTSIVGEHLQQQQLTQHGVPPNSPRNNNSGSSNSNSSKGSQQSPMSPTRRTSKYRNIFNSVTSSGSGGANSPNLTDGCSRSPDRMKPLRVYRIPLVKLTGAHSHFHMNAFNATATAGVAPQTHPTQHLSALSMTKRQKSMDTQLPLSMSSYTGILYNE; translated from the exons ctACCACAATCTGAATTAGATGGCCTAGATCCGAATTTTAAACGTTTTCGTATTGAAAACGGTGATTCGCTAGCGGAAAAGGATGAG GTTTTCGGATCACCCAGCACACCTATCTTAGAAAATCCTGAGCATCAAACACGATggtatttcaaatactttttggGAAAAC TTCACCAAAATTATGTCGGTATGGATACGGAGAAAAATCCCTACTTTCTTTCGGTTGTGTCACAAGATTCGGGCCATCAGGGTGCACCAATGTATCGAGCAATATTATTTCGGAAACAG GGTACACAGAAAATTGCGCTACCCTTTCAACCTAATCAAAAGCTAACTGTGAAACAAATATTGTCACATTTTACTGGTATGGAGGCATCAGCTAAAAATCCCAAAGAGATATTTACAGCCGACATACAAAAGGACTTGTTACTACTTGAGGAGCAAGAGGGTTCGGTGAACTTCAAATTTGGTGTTGTCTACATGAAACCTGGTCAAGTTTGTGACGACGAAATGCTGAGCAATC AAGATGCAAGTAAAGACTTCGAGAATTTTCTGCATATACTTGGGGAACGCATACGTCTTAAAAGTTGGGATCGCTTCCGCGGTGGATTAGATGTGAAAG GCGATATGACTGGCAAATATTCTGTCTATACGCTATATGAAGGCCACGAAATAATGTTTCACGTCTCAACGCTCCTACCATATTCCCACGATAATCGACAACAG GTGGAACGGAAACGGCATATTGGCAATGACATTGTAAACATCATTTTCATTGATCAACCAACCGCCGACAAAACGAATACGCAGCAAATGGAGGGCAAGGCGAAAGATAACAGCGAATTTATACTGCCGACAGCGTTTGATCCCACGTGGATCAAGAGTCAATTTACAC ATATATTTGCGGTGATAACGAAACTCAACAATGTCTACCGTTTAGCAGTATTTTGCGACGAAAATGTGCCGCCGTTTGGTCCGACCCTTCCAAATCCTCCGGAATTTACG GATATTTCCATGTTTCGCGAGTTCCTGCTTGTAAAAATGATAAACGCGGAAAAAGCCACTTTTCAAACAccaatattttcacaaaaaagagaaagaacTTTGGACATGTTAATAAAAGATTTATACGACGACTATATGGGTGACGGTAAACTG AATATGCTAAATAGACGCGCATTCTCTGAAGTACTTTACGATGTGCCCCGGACATCAAAATTGAAAGAGGACGCGCGACAAATAGAGTTCGTGCGTATCGGTCAGGCACTGAAACTAGAGGCTATTGTGCGAGGTGATGCGCCGACCAGTATTGCCTCCGCTAGCCCCTGCACAATATTTCGCAATCCGCCGTGGGAACCACACTGTTTTTATCCAACATTTTTGCATCGTGGAACATTGGCTGGCGACTCATTCGGTTCCAACGATGAAAGCTTATTTATTGCCACTGATGACGGAACATATTTGATGAAAG AGGATCAATCGCATCAGTTAATATTCGACAAGACATTTCAAGTGCGGCAACTGAGCGTGCTGGAAGACCATGGAATTGTGCTCATACGTGGCGGTTCACTAACCAATCGTGACGCTCATCGCATTCACGTCTTTCGGTTGCGTGAATTTCTGCCCAGAAATGGCGAAGAAACTTTGCGTTGCCGCAGTCGTGCCGAGGTGAAGGAACGCCGTATCGAACGCACACGCGGATGCCATTTGTTTGCGAGTTCACGTATTAGTGGCGGCCATTTGAGGCTGATGGTGGCAGTCAACCGCAAATTACAATTATTCCAATGGAAGCACTCAGCCGCTTGGGCGTCGTGGTGTCCGGAAAATGACACAGAAACCGTGGAAGGTTTCATCTACCAAAAGGAAATCACGCTGTGTGAGTCGCCAAGCGTAATAACGCCGCTGGAGGGACCGACGAACACAAACGCGGGTGGACTAATTTGCGTTGGCTACAA ATACCATTACGAAATTGTCTGTGATCAAACGGGAACAGCCAATAGACTTTATGATTTGGAATCGGCAAAGAGAAATCAAGCACAATTGACAGCGGCCATTGAACTCTGTGATGGCATGGAAACAGAATTACTGTTGTGCTATAATC ACACTTGCCATTTTCAAAAGTTGACCGATCGGTCTGGCACAAAAAATAACTTCGACTTCCACTGGAACACATCACCGACCGCAGTTGTGTGTGCCTTTCCATATATACTAGGTTTCACGTCCGACTCAATGGAAATTCGGCTATTGGTGAACGGTAACTTAGTGCACACAGCAATAATGCCGGAATTACAGCTGATAACCTCTAAGCgagacatattttttgttacaacGGCCCCAGAATTTATGTCTAAAGATCTTCACATTAAGGGCTTGCATATAAATGAATTTTCAGCATCGGAACGTCGCTTGGCCACCACGCCGAGCGAAGCAtcttctaacgaagaactctcTCAAGGTGAACTGCTTTGCTCGACTCCCAAAGACTTACCAATTAATCCAGAACATGAACTAACAAATTTGCTAGAGATACCGAATGCTAGTGGATCATTACCACACATACATCGTGCACGTTCGCTCCAGAAAACCCACAATGTGTACGAAGATAAGCCGGTTATAGCTAAAAGTAACTCTTGCGGCGATACAGATAACCGTTTTAGTGGATTACGCAGCACTTCAATAGTTGGTGAACACttacagcaacagcaactaACACAACATGGTGTACCGCCCAATTCGCCGCGAAACAATAACAGCGGCAGCAGTAATAGTAATAGCAGTAAGGGCAGCCAACAGTCGCCCATGTCGCCCACCAGGCGAACTTCTAAGTATCGAAATATCTTCAATAGTGTAACAAGCAGTGGTAGTGGTGGTGCTAATTCACCTAACCTCACTGATGGTTGTTCTCGTTCCCCAGATCGGATGAAGCCATTACGTGTCTACCGCATTCCACTCGTCAAACTGACTGGTGCCCATTCACACTTCCACATGAATGCATTCAATGCAACAGCAACTGCAGGCGTTGCACCTCAGACACATCCAACACAGCATCTGAGTGCGTTATCAATGACGAAGCGCCAAAAGTCTATGGACACGCAGCTGCCATTGTCGATGAGCAGCTACACCGGTATTTTGTATAATGAATGA